The following proteins come from a genomic window of Chryseobacterium glaciei:
- a CDS encoding LysR substrate-binding domain-containing protein yields MNIQQLEYLIAVDKYKHFGKAAQACFITQPTLSAMIQKFEDELDVKVFDRTTHPIRTTDVGLQIIDQAKVIIESVNELKNKANLLNNILGGTINLGIIPTVSSFILPTEIFAFLEENPKIQMNVKEMTTDSIIKALKAGELDAGIISTPYDTADEFYQDFLFNEELMIYSSNTEANKKNSYVVPEDLNVEKVWLLEEGNCLRNQFENICHLKENTLKPKNLDFLASNIQTLVHMVDKVGGISILPELALSQLSEEQKGNVFRFKKPFPYREISIIYYKPTFKQKIIDELSNSIRLSLKEKLNYNESPKEFVSIKPQ; encoded by the coding sequence ATGAACATTCAGCAATTGGAATATCTTATCGCCGTAGATAAGTATAAACACTTTGGTAAAGCAGCTCAAGCCTGCTTCATTACACAGCCTACATTGAGTGCAATGATACAGAAATTTGAAGATGAGCTGGATGTAAAGGTTTTCGACAGAACAACTCACCCGATTCGTACAACGGATGTGGGGTTGCAGATCATTGATCAGGCGAAGGTGATTATAGAATCTGTCAATGAACTGAAGAATAAAGCGAACCTTTTAAATAATATTTTAGGAGGTACTATTAACTTGGGAATTATTCCTACTGTTTCTTCATTTATTTTACCAACTGAAATCTTTGCATTCTTGGAAGAGAACCCGAAAATTCAGATGAATGTAAAAGAAATGACCACTGATAGTATCATTAAAGCTTTAAAAGCCGGAGAACTGGATGCTGGAATTATTTCAACACCTTATGATACTGCTGACGAATTTTATCAGGACTTCTTGTTCAATGAAGAATTAATGATCTACAGTTCAAATACTGAAGCTAATAAGAAAAATTCTTACGTTGTTCCAGAAGATCTTAATGTTGAAAAAGTTTGGTTGCTTGAAGAAGGAAACTGTTTAAGAAACCAATTTGAAAATATCTGTCATTTAAAAGAGAATACGTTGAAACCTAAGAATTTAGATTTCTTAGCTTCTAATATTCAGACTTTGGTGCATATGGTTGATAAAGTGGGTGGAATCAGTATTTTGCCTGAATTAGCTTTAAGCCAACTTTCCGAAGAACAAAAAGGAAATGTGTTCAGATTTAAAAAACCTTTCCCTTACCGAGAGATAAGTATCATTTATTATAAGCCTACTTTCAAACAAAAGATTATTGATGAATTATCGAATTCTATCAGATTATCTTTAAAAGAAAAACTAAATTACAACGAAAGCCCAAAAGAATTCGTAAGTATAAAACCACAGTAG
- a CDS encoding catalase, with amino-acid sequence MDSKKLTLSSGAPYYEHQDSQTVGPRGPVLLQDFILQENLAHFVRERIPERIVHAKGTGAYGKLTITHDISKYTKAKLFSQVGNSCKMFARFSTVGGEKGSADTARDPRGFALKFYTEDGNWDLVGNNTPVFFIKDAKKFPDFIHTQKRVPRTNLKSATMMWDFWSLNPESLHQVLILMSDRGTPHGFRHMHGFGSHTFSMINANNERVWVKFHFKTKQGVKNFTNEDAVKMAGENPDFAQEDLCNAIDNGDFPKWTMYIQIMTEDQAKDFRWNPFDITKVWFQGDFPLIEVGEMELNEIPVNYFTHVEQSTFSPSNLIDGISFSPDKMLQGRLFSYPDAHRYRVGVNAHQLEVNRCPFAVNNYQRDGFMANSSQYQDKPNYHPNSFDDIKADSAYKNFEYELDNNHVASYNRNENDDDHYTQPGLLYTKAMNAEDRENLIHNIVGSMKGIDGPKRDEIINRQLCHFFRANIELGMKVASQLHVNIDANMMNHSK; translated from the coding sequence ATGGATTCTAAAAAATTAACATTAAGTAGTGGTGCCCCATATTATGAGCATCAGGATTCACAAACGGTTGGTCCAAGAGGCCCTGTATTGTTACAGGATTTTATACTTCAGGAAAACCTTGCTCATTTTGTAAGAGAGAGAATTCCTGAAAGAATTGTTCATGCAAAAGGAACCGGAGCTTATGGGAAATTGACCATAACACACGATATTAGTAAATATACAAAAGCCAAATTATTCTCACAGGTTGGGAATTCATGCAAAATGTTTGCCCGTTTCTCTACAGTTGGGGGCGAAAAAGGAAGCGCAGATACCGCAAGAGACCCAAGAGGATTTGCTCTAAAATTTTACACAGAAGACGGAAATTGGGATTTAGTTGGAAACAATACCCCTGTATTCTTTATTAAGGATGCTAAAAAATTCCCCGATTTTATTCATACTCAAAAAAGAGTTCCAAGAACGAACTTAAAAAGCGCCACAATGATGTGGGATTTCTGGAGTTTGAATCCGGAATCGCTTCATCAGGTTTTAATTTTAATGTCAGACAGAGGAACTCCTCACGGATTCAGACACATGCATGGTTTTGGATCTCACACGTTTTCAATGATTAATGCCAATAACGAAAGAGTTTGGGTGAAGTTTCATTTTAAAACAAAACAGGGCGTTAAAAACTTCACGAATGAAGATGCAGTAAAAATGGCAGGAGAAAATCCTGATTTTGCTCAGGAAGATCTTTGCAATGCTATTGACAACGGAGATTTTCCAAAATGGACAATGTACATCCAAATAATGACCGAAGATCAGGCAAAAGATTTCAGATGGAATCCTTTTGATATAACTAAAGTTTGGTTTCAGGGAGATTTTCCATTAATTGAAGTTGGTGAAATGGAATTAAATGAAATTCCGGTTAATTATTTCACTCACGTTGAACAATCAACCTTTTCTCCGAGCAATTTAATTGACGGAATCAGTTTTTCTCCAGACAAAATGCTTCAGGGAAGATTATTTTCTTATCCCGATGCTCACAGATACAGAGTTGGAGTCAATGCTCATCAATTAGAGGTTAACCGTTGTCCGTTTGCCGTTAATAATTATCAGAGAGATGGTTTTATGGCAAATTCTAGTCAATATCAGGACAAACCCAATTATCATCCTAATAGCTTTGATGATATTAAGGCAGATTCAGCTTATAAAAATTTCGAATATGAACTAGACAACAATCACGTTGCCAGCTACAACCGAAACGAAAATGATGACGATCACTACACTCAGCCAGGCTTATTATATACAAAAGCAATGAATGCAGAAGACAGAGAAAATCTGATTCACAACATTGTTGGAAGTATGAAAGGAATTGATGGTCCGAAGAGGGATGAAATTATAAATAGACAGTTGTGTCATTTTTTTAGAGCAAACATAGAACTTGGCATGAAAGTGGCTTCGCAACTACATGTTAACATTGATGCAAATATGATGAATCATTCCAAATAA
- a CDS encoding enoyl-CoA hydratase/isomerase family protein, with protein MSYENILLNKEDKLSIITINRPESLNALNAKTIQEISSALEELDSDPTCRVIILTGSGEKSFVAGADIKEFSDFGQEKAEELARNGQNFLFNKIENLSKPVIAAVNGFALGGGLELAMACHIRYASENAKLGLPEVTLGLIPGYGGTQRLPKLVGKGLANEMIFSAKMIPAQRAKEIGLVNEVYPIEDLLTKTKELATVIARNSPMAISKAINAVNLSDTEKGFETEIKYFGELFELNDKKEGVSAFIEKRKPNF; from the coding sequence ATGAGTTACGAGAATATATTATTAAATAAAGAAGATAAATTATCTATAATCACAATAAACAGACCTGAAAGCTTAAATGCTTTAAATGCAAAGACAATTCAGGAGATAAGTTCAGCGTTAGAAGAATTAGATTCTGACCCCACTTGCAGAGTAATTATTCTTACCGGAAGCGGAGAAAAATCTTTCGTTGCCGGAGCTGATATTAAAGAATTTAGTGATTTTGGACAAGAAAAAGCGGAAGAATTAGCCAGAAACGGACAAAACTTCCTTTTTAATAAAATAGAAAACCTATCCAAGCCTGTAATTGCCGCAGTAAACGGCTTTGCACTAGGAGGAGGTTTAGAGCTTGCCATGGCGTGCCATATCAGATACGCATCGGAAAATGCAAAATTGGGGCTTCCAGAAGTTACGTTAGGATTAATTCCTGGGTACGGAGGAACTCAAAGATTACCGAAGCTTGTAGGAAAAGGCCTTGCCAATGAAATGATCTTCTCAGCCAAAATGATCCCCGCTCAAAGAGCCAAAGAGATCGGACTGGTAAATGAAGTATACCCTATCGAAGATTTATTAACAAAAACTAAAGAATTAGCAACAGTTATTGCCCGCAACTCACCGATGGCAATATCAAAGGCAATAAATGCCGTGAATTTATCTGATACGGAGAAAGGTTTTGAAACTGAGATCAAGTATTTCGGTGAACTTTTTGAACTTAATGATAAAAAAGAAGGAGTTTCTGCTTTTATTGAAAAAAGAAAGCCTAACTTCTAA